One window from the genome of Entelurus aequoreus isolate RoL-2023_Sb linkage group LG04, RoL_Eaeq_v1.1, whole genome shotgun sequence encodes:
- the anxa6 gene encoding annexin A6 isoform X1, translating to MVFRGTITNAAGFDPATDAEALYTAMKGMGSDKEAILDLVSSRSNAQRQEVIAAYKCTYGKDLIEDLKYELTGKFERLIVSLMRTPAYHDAKEIKDALKGAGTNEGCLIEILASRNNKQIHDMVQAYKDAYGRNMEEDVIADTSGHFKKMLVVLLQGTRDESGVVNADLVEQDALDLYAAGEEKWGTDEAKFITILGNRSVTHLHMVFDAYEKNTETSIEDSIKNELSGDFERLMLAVVQCIRSVPMFFARRLYKSMKGLGTADNTLIRIMISRSEIDMLDIRECFRLRYEKSLYNMITDDTSGDYKRTLLNLCGGDDDLAGEFFPEAAQIAYKMWEISSMTKVKLRPTVVPAPNFDPAADAQALRKAMKGFGTDEDAIIDIVAHRSNAQRQVIRQTFKSLLGRDLMKDLKSELSKNMERLIIGLMLTPAEFNAKMMKKAIEGAGTDEHALIEILVTRSNEEIQAMNAAYQEAYKKSLEEAIQSDTSGHFCRILVSLVQGAREDDPADVERANTDAQELAEACNADSDDRVMKFMSILCTRSFPHLRKVFQEFVRFSNKDIEQIIKKEMSGDVKNAFYALVRSVKNQPSYFADRLYKAMKGLGTDDRALIRIMVSRSEIDLFNIRKEFKETQDTSLHEFIQVETMIGDTSGDYRKTLLVLCGGED from the exons ATG GTGTTCCGAGGCACAATTACAAATGCCGCAGGTTTTGATCCCGCCACCGATGCTGAGGCTTTGTACACTGCCATGAAAGGCATGG GCAGTGACAAAGAAGCCATTTTGGACCTGGTCAGCTCTCGCAGTAACGCCCAGAGGCAGGAAGTCATTGCCGCATACAAGTGTACCTATGGAAAG GATCTTATTGAGGATCTGAAATATGAGCTGACGGGTAAATTTGAGCGCCTCATTGTGAGTCTGATGAGAACTCCGGCATACCACGATGCCAAAGAAATCAAAGATGCACTTAAA GGCGCTGGAACCAACGAGGGGTGTTTGATTGAAATCCTGGCTTCAAGAAACAACAAACAAATACATGACATGGTTCAAGCATACAAGGATG CCTACGGTAGAAACATGGAGGAGGATGTGATCGCTGACACTTCTGGTCACTTTAAGAAGATGCTGGTTGTTTTACTCCAG GGGACCAGAGATGAGTCGGGAGTTGTCAACGCAGATCTGGTGGAGCAAGATGCGCTG GACCTTTATGCTGCTGGCGAAGAGAAGTGGGGGACCGACGAGGCCAAATTCATCACGATTCTGGGCAACCGCAGTGTGACCCACCTCCACATGG TTTTTGATGCATACGAGAAGAATACAGAGACCTCCATTGAGGACAGCATTAAGAACGAGCTGTCGGGAGACTTTGAGAGGCTGATGCTTGCTGTTG TGCAGTGCATACGCAGTGTTCCCATGTTCTTTGCCAGGCGCCTATACAAGTCAATGAAG GGTCTAGGTACAGCTGACAACACCTTGATCAGGATCATGATTTCTCGCAGTGAAATAGACATGTTGGACATTCGCGAGTGTTTCAGGCTCCGATATGAGAAGTCACTCTACAACATGATTACG GATGACACATCAGGTGATTACAAGAGGACTCTGCTGAATCTGTGTGGAGGAGATGACGA TTTAGCTGGAGAGTTCTTCCCTGAAGCTGCTCAGATAGCCTACAAGATGTGGGAAATAAGTTCCATGACCAAAGTCAAG CTGAGGCCAACGGTTGTCCCTGCACCCAACTTTGACCCTGCTGCCGATGCACAAGCGCTTAGAAAAGCCATGAAAGGGTTCG GAACTGATGAAGATGCAATTATTGACATCGTTGCACATAGAAGTAATGCGCAGAGACAAGTgatcagacagaccttcaaatcACTACTGGGAAGG GATCTGATGAAGGACCTGAAGTCTGAACTGTCAAAGAACATGGAGAGACTGATCATTGGCCTCATGTTAACCCCCGCTGAGTTTAATGCCAAAATGATGAAGAAAGCCATTGAG GGCGCTGGCACAGATGAACACGCTCTGATTGAGATCCTGGTCACCAGGAGCAACGAGGAAATACAAGCCATGAATGCTGCCTATCAAGAAG CCTATAAGAAGTCTTTAGAGGAAGCAATTCAATCTGACACATCAGGCCACTTCTGCCGCATCCTGGTTTCACTTGTGCAG GGTGCAAGGGAAGATGACCCTGCAGATGTTGAAAGAGCCAATACAGATGCTCAG GAACTTGCTGAAGCTTGCAATGCTGACTCTGATGACAGGGTGATGAAATTCATGAGCATTCTTTGCACCAGAAGCTTCCCTCACCTGAGGAAAG TTTTCCAGGAGTTTGTGCGATTTTCCAATAAGGACATTGAGCAGATCATCAAGAAGGAAATGTCAGGAGATGTGAAAAATGCCTTTTATGCCCTAG TTCGCAGTGTGAAGAACCAGCCGTCTTATTTTGCAGACCGTTTGTACAAAGCAATGAAG GGTCTTGGCACAGACGACAGAGCGTTGATCCGCATCATGGTGTCCCGTAGCGAGATTGACCTTTTCAACATTCGTAAGGAGTTTAAAGAAACACAGGATACCTCCCTCCATGAATTCATCCAGGTAGAGACAATGATC
- the anxa6 gene encoding annexin A6 isoform X2: MVFRGTITNAAGFDPATDAEALYTAMKGMGSDKEAILDLVSSRSNAQRQEVIAAYKCTYGKDLIEDLKYELTGKFERLIVSLMRTPAYHDAKEIKDALKGAGTNEGCLIEILASRNNKQIHDMVQAYKDAYGRNMEEDVIADTSGHFKKMLVVLLQGTRDESGVVNADLVEQDALDLYAAGEEKWGTDEAKFITILGNRSVTHLHMVFDAYEKNTETSIEDSIKNELSGDFERLMLAVVQCIRSVPMFFARRLYKSMKGLGTADNTLIRIMISRSEIDMLDIRECFRLRYEKSLYNMITDDTSGDYKRTLLNLCGGDDDLAGEFFPEAAQIAYKMWEISSMTKVKLRPTVVPAPNFDPAADAQALRKAMKGFGTDEDAIIDIVAHRSNAQRQVIRQTFKSLLGRDLMKDLKSELSKNMERLIIGLMLTPAEFNAKMMKKAIEGAGTDEHALIEILVTRSNEEIQAMNAAYQEAYKKSLEEAIQSDTSGHFCRILVSLVQGAREDDPADVERANTDAQELAEACNADSDDRVMKFMSILCTRSFPHLRKVFQEFVRFSNKDIEQIIKKEMSGDVKNAFYALVRSVKNQPSYFADRLYKAMKGLGTDDRALIRIMVSRSEIDLFNIRKEFKETQDTSLHEFIQGDTSGDYRKTLLVLCGGED; this comes from the exons ATG GTGTTCCGAGGCACAATTACAAATGCCGCAGGTTTTGATCCCGCCACCGATGCTGAGGCTTTGTACACTGCCATGAAAGGCATGG GCAGTGACAAAGAAGCCATTTTGGACCTGGTCAGCTCTCGCAGTAACGCCCAGAGGCAGGAAGTCATTGCCGCATACAAGTGTACCTATGGAAAG GATCTTATTGAGGATCTGAAATATGAGCTGACGGGTAAATTTGAGCGCCTCATTGTGAGTCTGATGAGAACTCCGGCATACCACGATGCCAAAGAAATCAAAGATGCACTTAAA GGCGCTGGAACCAACGAGGGGTGTTTGATTGAAATCCTGGCTTCAAGAAACAACAAACAAATACATGACATGGTTCAAGCATACAAGGATG CCTACGGTAGAAACATGGAGGAGGATGTGATCGCTGACACTTCTGGTCACTTTAAGAAGATGCTGGTTGTTTTACTCCAG GGGACCAGAGATGAGTCGGGAGTTGTCAACGCAGATCTGGTGGAGCAAGATGCGCTG GACCTTTATGCTGCTGGCGAAGAGAAGTGGGGGACCGACGAGGCCAAATTCATCACGATTCTGGGCAACCGCAGTGTGACCCACCTCCACATGG TTTTTGATGCATACGAGAAGAATACAGAGACCTCCATTGAGGACAGCATTAAGAACGAGCTGTCGGGAGACTTTGAGAGGCTGATGCTTGCTGTTG TGCAGTGCATACGCAGTGTTCCCATGTTCTTTGCCAGGCGCCTATACAAGTCAATGAAG GGTCTAGGTACAGCTGACAACACCTTGATCAGGATCATGATTTCTCGCAGTGAAATAGACATGTTGGACATTCGCGAGTGTTTCAGGCTCCGATATGAGAAGTCACTCTACAACATGATTACG GATGACACATCAGGTGATTACAAGAGGACTCTGCTGAATCTGTGTGGAGGAGATGACGA TTTAGCTGGAGAGTTCTTCCCTGAAGCTGCTCAGATAGCCTACAAGATGTGGGAAATAAGTTCCATGACCAAAGTCAAG CTGAGGCCAACGGTTGTCCCTGCACCCAACTTTGACCCTGCTGCCGATGCACAAGCGCTTAGAAAAGCCATGAAAGGGTTCG GAACTGATGAAGATGCAATTATTGACATCGTTGCACATAGAAGTAATGCGCAGAGACAAGTgatcagacagaccttcaaatcACTACTGGGAAGG GATCTGATGAAGGACCTGAAGTCTGAACTGTCAAAGAACATGGAGAGACTGATCATTGGCCTCATGTTAACCCCCGCTGAGTTTAATGCCAAAATGATGAAGAAAGCCATTGAG GGCGCTGGCACAGATGAACACGCTCTGATTGAGATCCTGGTCACCAGGAGCAACGAGGAAATACAAGCCATGAATGCTGCCTATCAAGAAG CCTATAAGAAGTCTTTAGAGGAAGCAATTCAATCTGACACATCAGGCCACTTCTGCCGCATCCTGGTTTCACTTGTGCAG GGTGCAAGGGAAGATGACCCTGCAGATGTTGAAAGAGCCAATACAGATGCTCAG GAACTTGCTGAAGCTTGCAATGCTGACTCTGATGACAGGGTGATGAAATTCATGAGCATTCTTTGCACCAGAAGCTTCCCTCACCTGAGGAAAG TTTTCCAGGAGTTTGTGCGATTTTCCAATAAGGACATTGAGCAGATCATCAAGAAGGAAATGTCAGGAGATGTGAAAAATGCCTTTTATGCCCTAG TTCGCAGTGTGAAGAACCAGCCGTCTTATTTTGCAGACCGTTTGTACAAAGCAATGAAG GGTCTTGGCACAGACGACAGAGCGTTGATCCGCATCATGGTGTCCCGTAGCGAGATTGACCTTTTCAACATTCGTAAGGAGTTTAAAGAAACACAGGATACCTCCCTCCATGAATTCATCCAG